Proteins from a genomic interval of Deltaproteobacteria bacterium:
- a CDS encoding cob(I)yrinic acid a,c-diamide adenosyltransferase, producing GAPPEIIEAADLVTEMREIRHYYAKGVDARVGVER from the coding sequence CGGGGCCCCGCCGGAAATCATCGAAGCGGCGGATCTCGTCACCGAGATGCGCGAGATCCGGCACTATTACGCGAAGGGCGTGGACGCCCGCGTGGGCGTAGA